One stretch of Mangifera indica cultivar Alphonso chromosome 9, CATAS_Mindica_2.1, whole genome shotgun sequence DNA includes these proteins:
- the LOC123226380 gene encoding uncharacterized protein LOC123226380 has product MDKISKLPVWVRFHGVPLPLWTQKGLSMVSSMVGRPLSCDKQTYECTRLSYARVCVEIDAKSLPLHNFNITCSLSPNPIQVRVEYEWKPKRCDKCGVFGHNCQPKEHMKTRKPAEDAVTDMAPAQAPLSAKDKGKAILIEKEVIKEKTGTSTEMAQPSEATVDETSKTSNMVSNEEEGPREDTVGPLAMVLVTNQDQGTPSDSDSEPDTPRAIEEDQERIMGIRECVLNKSASLPESPNRFGLLDSSIDPPTTSNASDYGSKDSTPPPVAPRARGMGSWNIRGLNGLTKQRAVKSWISNFSLGLVGLLETKVNHLHLDSVVSETCPTWQYLSNATPLIACRVLVCWDPSLYHISSTHTSLQEITCGVTNRLDGSTFSITFVYGFSDPGNRRQLWNSIRAHSQALGPSPWLIMGDFNAILRSTDRVGGDTGWYSHMDDFGQCVKDAELIRVPYTGLRYTWHNGQQGDGTILRKLDWVFCNFAWYTAWPNTNSEFLARDASDHSAMIVRVRPSQAKTPTPFKFLNFWATHDHFLETVQR; this is encoded by the exons ATGGACAAAATTTCTAAGTTACCAGTGTGGGTTCGATTTCATGGGGTACCCCTACCATTATGGACTCAAAAAGGACTCAGCATGGTCTCAAGTATGGTGGGCCGACCGCTATCTTGTGATAAGCAGACATATGAGTGTACCCGTCTTTCCTATGCTCGtgtttgtgttgaaattgaTGCAAAGTCACTTCCTTTACACAATTTCAATATAACTTGCAGCTTATCTCCGAACCCTATACAAGTGAGGGTAGAATATGAATGGAAACCGAAACGGTGTGACAAATGTGGGGTTTTTGGCCACAATTGCCAGCCAAAAGAGCATATGAAGACTAGAAAGCCCGCAGAGGATGCAGTAACAGACATGGCCCCTGCTCAAGCTCCACTTTCAGCTAAAGACAAAGGGAAAGCTATTCTTATAGAAAAGGAGGTGATAAAGGAGAAGACAGGTACTTCCACAGAAATGGCTCAGCCCTCAGAGGCAACTGTAGATGAGACATCGAAAACTTCCAACATGGTTTCAAATGAGGAGGAAGGCCCTAGAGAAGATACAGTGGGACCTCTTGCTATGGTTTTGGTTACTAATCAAGACCAGGGCACCCCTTCAGACTCAGATTCTGAACCAGACACTCCAAGAGCAATTGAGGAGGATCAGGAGCGTATTATGGGCATTAGGGAATGTGTATTGAATAAATCGGCATCCTTGCCAGAGTCCCCGAACCGCTTCGGCTTGTTGGACAGTAGTATAGACCCTCCTACTACCTCTAATGCATCGGATTATGGTTCCAAAGATAGTACTCCTCCACCGGTTGCACCCCGTGCACGAGGAATGG GGAGTTGGAATATTAGAGGTCTCAATGGCCTCACAAAACAGAGAGCAGTTAAGAGCTGGATCTCAAATTTCTCTTTGGGTTTGGTAGGTCTTTTAGAGACCAAAGTAAATCATCTGCATCTGGATTCAGTGGTTTCTGAGACATGTCCTACTTGGCAGTATCTGTCAAATGCCACACCCTTGATAGCTTGCCGGGTGTTAGTTTGTTGGGATCCTTCATTGTACCATATCAGTAGCACTCATACCTCTCTTCAGGAGATTACATGTGGGGTTACCAATCGGTTGGATGGATCAACTTTTTCTATAACCTTTGTGTATGGCTTTTCTGATCCAGGTAATCGAAGGCAATTATGGAATTCCATTCGAGCGCATTCTCAAGCTCTTGGCCCCTCGCCTTGGTTGATTATGGGCGACTTTAATGCTATTCTTCGGTCTACCGACAGAGTTGGGGGAGATACAGGCTGGTATTCACACATGGATGATTTTGGGCAATGTGTCAAGGATGCTGAGCTAATAAGAGTACCTTACACTGGGTTAAGGTATACTTGGCATAATGGCCAACAGGGGGATGGTACCATCCTGAGGAAGCTCGACTGGGTTTTTTGCAATTTCGCTTGGTATACTGCTTGGCCTAATACAAATTCTGAGTTTTTGGCTAGAGATGCTTCAGATCACAGTGCTATGATTGTACGGGTTAGGCCTTCACAAGCAAAGACACCCACTCCTTTCAAGTTTCTGAATTTTTGGGCTACTCATGATCATTTCTTAGAGACAGTTCAGAGG